From the Plasmodium vivax chromosome 5, whole genome shotgun sequence genome, one window contains:
- a CDS encoding RAD protein (Pv-fam-e) (encoded by transcript PVX_089475A): protein MVHSKERRSWVHVLCVPLVLLCTVSLVCGAFFSFFFSPQLRQHMGIRFIVFQSSPRNPNGATQVGTSAGTYPPRCARSLSDRMLFLDGSVFQENRLANGNHLPNGDHLPNGDHHNGVSQEGHLHGQRHTDGNWAEGKNHNASEEKHPGGDHHKKHNIFYKHHRTWADGQGDNWPGMEQGNGFDEQQENRLGMQQGSLTSTQKDNWPDVQQGGWAGMEQDKWPEMQQDQWPGMQKGSWPRMEQGNGIDEQQGKFPDVQQENWPETQQGSLPSMQQEKWPGTEQEKWLGMGQGNWPGMQKDNWPDMPQDKWREMQQDNWLDEELNKWFDEQEEKWFNEQQGKLPPMEQGKLPGMQQGKFPSMQQGKLPKMQQGKLPGMQQDNWIDEMHLKWDAERYSKLEGEKNHGRGAEQQQGKSAERHGKSAEQQHGKSAEQQNGRSEELQLDWSFGDEHSVSDADDHSTIDGDDRSRFGGDDRSTIDGDDRSTVDGDDHSTIDGDDRSRFDGDAHSRFGGEEPDLSDEEKDKEASPQQRYGGYPKQIYGGYPKQSYGGYPKQSYEAYPKQSYEAYPKQSYDAQQSYVGSPQQGYVGSPPQGYVGSPQQGYDGQQSYAVQQSYGGQQSYGGQPSHTAQPGQCCENAYPNWKNRILERYKKNLPYGCTIYDLSRNLTNEQILNMPEKLFFKLSKRKAFILYFYHGIYLERKYYVMVDYMNKWFFNLARTNHLPEEYRLVWWDECLMELLYDLECLQRTCENFFRTFVGKRRKKIWTMPFENLLNRFYRMTLKSAVRNKDKWIRILTQRVRSYQARAHRKQITHRR, encoded by the exons ATGGTTCATTCGAAGGAGCGTCGTTCGTGGGTGCACGTTTTATGTGTACCCCTTGTCCTGCTTTGCACTGTGTCACTGGTATGTGgggcgtttttttcattttttttttcaccacaaTTGCGCCAGCACATGGGAATACGATTTATCGTTTTCCAAAGTTCTCCCCGCAA CCCGAATGGGGCAACGCAGGTGGGGACCTCCGCAGGGACATACCCACCTAGGTGTGCCAGAAGTTTATCCGATAGGATGCTCTTTTTGGATGGTTCTGTATTCCAGGAGAATCGCCTCGCGAATGGGAACCACCTCCCGAATGGGGACCACCTCCCGAATGGGGACCACCACAATGGCGTGAGCCAGGAAGGGCACCTACACGGGCAGAGGCACACAGACGGTAACTGGGCGGAGGGGAAGAACCACAACGCGTCTGAGGAGAAGCACCCTGGTGGAGACCATCACAAGAAACACAACATCTTTTATAAGCACCACCGTACCTGGGCGGATGGGCAGGGTGACAACTGGCCCGGCATGGAGCAAGGAAACGGGTTCGACGAGCAGCAAGAAAACAGGCTTGGCATGCAGCAAGGCAGTTTGACTAGCACGCAGAAAGACAACTGGCCCGACGTGCAGCAAGGCGGTTGGGCTGGAATGGAGCAAGACAAATGGCCCGAAATGCAACAAGACCAATGGCCTGGCATGCAGAAAGGCAGTTGGCCTAGAATGGAGCAAGGAAACGGGATCGACGAGCAGCAAGGCAAATTCCCCGACGTACAGCAAGAAAACTGGCCCGAAACGCAGCAAGGTAGTTTGCCCAGCATGCAGCAAGAGAAATGGCCTGGCACGGAGCAAGAGAAATGGCTTGGCATGGGGCAAGGCAACTGGCCTGGCATGCAGAAAGACAACTGGCCTGACATGCCGCAAGACAAATGGCGAGAAATGCAGCAAGACAACTGGCTCGATGAGGAGCTAAACAAATGGTTCGATgagcaggaagaaaaatggtTCAATGAGCAGCAAGGCAAATTGCCCCCCATGGAGCAAGGCAAATTGCCCGGCATGCAACAAGGTAAATTTCCCAGCATGCAGCAAGGCAAATTGCCTAAAATGCAACAAGGTAAATTGCCCGGCATGCAGCAAGACAACTGGATCGATGAGATGCATCTCAAATGGGACGCTGAGAGGTACAGCAAATtggagggagagaaaaaccATGGCAGGGGTGCCGAGCAGCAACAGGGCAAATCTGCAGAGCGGCATGGCAAGTCTGCAGAGCAGCAACACGGCAAATCTGCAGAGCAGCAGAATGGAAGGTCTGAAGAGCTGCAGCTGGACTGGTCCTTTGGGGATGAGCATAGCGTGTCTGATGCGGATGACCATAGCACGATCGACGGGGATGATCGTAGCAGGTTCGGTGGGGATGATCGCAGCACGATCGATGGGGATGATCGTAGCACGGTCGATGGGGATGACCATAGCACGATCGATGGGGATGATCGTAGCAGGTTCGATGGGGATGCGCATAGCAGGTTCGGTGGGGAAGAACCTGACTTGTCAGATGAGGAAAAGGATAAGGAGGCCTCCCCCCAGCAACGTTATGGGGGTTATCCCAAGCAAATTTACGGGGGCTACCCTAAGCAAAGTTATGGGGGCTACCCCAAGCAAAGTTATGAAGCCTACCCCAAGCAAAGTTATGAAGCCTACCCCAAGCAAAGTTATGACGCCCAGCAAAGTTATGTAGGCTCCCCGCAGCAAGGCTATGTAGGCTCCCCCCCGCAAGGCTATGTAGGCTCCCCGCAGCAAGGCTATGACGGGCAGCAAAGCTATGCCGTCCAGCAAAGCTACGGAGGGCAGCAAAGCTATGGCGGCCAGCCAAGCCATACCGCCCAGCCAGGGCAATGCTGCGAAAACGCGTACCCCAATTGGAAGAACCGCATCCTGGAAAGGTACAAGAAAAACCTCCCATACGGTTGCACCATCTATGACCTTTCGAGGAATCTCACCAACGAGCAAATATTAAACATGCccgaaaaattattttttaagctcAGCAAAAGAAAGGCCTTTATCCTATACTTTTACCATGGGATCTATTTGGAAAGGAAATACTACGTAATGGTAGATTACATGAATAAGTGGTTCTTCAATCTGGCCAGAACGAATCATTTGCCAGAAGAATACAGGCTGGTGTGGTGGGACGAGTGTCTTATGGAGCTGCTATACGACTTGGAATGCCTCCAAAGAACGTGCGAAAATTTCTTTCGCACGTTTGttggaaaaaggagaaaaaagatttgGACGATGCCATTTGAGAATTTACTAAATCGCTTTTACAGAATGACACTTAAAAGTGCCGTCCGAAATAAAGACAAGTGGATTCGCATCTTGACCCAGAGGGTGAGAAGCTACCAAGCGAGGGCTCACAGGAAGCAGATTACGCACCGGAGGTGA
- a CDS encoding RAD protein (Pv-fam-e) (encoded by transcript PVX_089465A) — translation MLGFLLGFSSHGEKSVPLANSSVNPLHHSKVNANTSDLQPTRCGRNLSELSLLFKRKDGPSDSYMSINEPGAGDEEEDELFGEDKSVGSTSDVHSLGSTSDVHSLGSRSDIQSIGSVSDLQSLGSIADVRPERASDVHCDSMFDVRPESMSDAQSLGSVSDVRPESMPDVPCESLIDLRSGSMSDVRPERMSDVHREGMPDVHREGMPNVHRDSMFDVRPESMSDAGRDDWQHPYDSARTIHFKGETGYTNGPQKKKAPPPKRPPHPPQRPASPPKRQAPSPKKHLIAVFKPNGVQRKSAGSKLHIVDITAKRNVNRSDFELLERATYYGTFTLKAEEVCEGYGNYNIYLNRNYKRLMNKFYRWFYRSARLRSLPDDLIDQYWAECEKQFLLDLEKTEMISRSYLNNLIKDRTEIWILKYEMCMLRCKKLYMRAFRDNKRKWKRILYQKIIRSA, via the exons ATGCTCGGTTTTCTGCTCGGTTTTTCCTCCCATGGGGAAAAGAGCGTCCCTTTGGCAAACAGCTCAGTG AACCCGCTGCACCACTCCAAGGTGAACGCGAACACATCGGATCTGCAACCCACGAGGTGCGGCAGAAATCTGTCCGAATTATCTCTCCTCTTCAAGCGTAAGGATGGCCCAAGTGATTCCTACATGAGTATAAACGAGCCGGGTGCTggggatgaggaggaagacgagtTGTTTGGCGAAGACAAATCCGTAGGAAGTACGTCAGATGTGCATTCCTTAGGCAGTACGTCAGATGTGCATTCCTTAGGAAGTAGGTCCGACATTCAATCCATAGGAAGCGTGTCAGACCTTCAGTCCTTAGGAAGCATCGCCGACGTTAGACCCGAGAGAGCATCCGACGTTCACTGCGATAGCATGTTTGACGTGAGACCCGAAAGTATGTCAGACGCTCAGTCCTTAGGAAGCGTTTCTGACGTGAGACCCGAGAGTATGCCCGACGTTCCGTGCGAAAGCTTGATTGACCTCCGATCTGGAAGCATGTCAGATGTGAGACCCGAGCGTATGTCCGACGTTCACCGCGAAGGCATGCCAGACGTTCACCGCGAAGGCATGCCAAACGTTCACCGCGATAGCATGTTTGACGTGAGACCCGAAAGTATGTCAGACGCTGGGCGGGATGACTGGCAACACCCATACGACAGCGCACGTACGATTCATTTTAAAGGCGAAACGGGATACACCAATGggccccaaaaaaagaaggcacctccccccaaaaggcCGCCGCATCCCCCACAAAGGCCAGCgtctccccccaaaaggcaGGCGCCCTCCCCCAAAAAGCACCTAATCGCAGTCTTTAAACCAAATGGTGTGCAAAGAAAAAGCGCAGGTAGTAAACTCCATATAGTTGACATAACTGCGAAACGTAATGTTAACAGATCAGATTTTGAATTATTAGAAAGAGCTACCTACTATGGAACGTTCACTCTGAAAGCAGAAGAGGTCTGTGAGGGCTACGGCAATTACAACATCTATCTAAACAGGAACTATAAGCGTTTGATGAATAAGTTCTATAGGTGGTTTTATAGAAGTGCCAGATTACGTAGCTTGCCGGATGATCTCATAGACCAATATTGGGCGGAATGTGAAAAGCAATTTTTGCTAGACTTAGAAAAGACGGAAATGATCTCTAGATCTTATCTAAATAACCTCATAAAGGATAGAACTGAAATTTGGATTTTAAAATACGAAATGTGCATGCTCCGCTGTAAGAAATTGTACATGAGGGCCTTCAGGGACAATAAGAGGAAGTGGAAAAGAATCCTATATCAAAAGATTATACGTTCTGCTTGA
- a CDS encoding RAD protein (Pv-fam-e) (encoded by transcript PVX_089467A) — translation MANLKKSCLAMFGGSLLFALYSSPLGPSYEDARSSGQAAICGRSLSELSLLLGSWDGASDSTVSLNEGSSIGDISDDYSDGSSISGSSISGSSDDCSVLCCEGDGLSIFSCEPEGHSTNDHRCSGEDDCEFKFDEHDVLPYGYLEEDIDRSLSNQQLLEQIPHYLLLISKKDAFIGFYYYLIYLNRCYSHAMQELKLSFAHMAKMNRIPYDVQIEYWHECKRDQMKTLRGMEEAGRKNFKLMVKGKAGVILTSRYFKCLILCQNLWKKVVAENREKWMIIFQEAANGR, via the exons AtggcaaatttgaagaagtccTGTCTTGCCATGTTCGGCGGTTCGCTCTTGTTCGCCCTGTACTCA AGCCCACTTGGCCCATCGTACGAAGATGCACGGTCGAGTGGCCAGGCGGCTATCTGCGGGAGAAGCCTATCGGAGCTGTCCCTCCTCTTGGGTAGCTGGGACGGGGCGAGCGACTCGACGGTGAGCCTAAATGAGGGTAGTAGCATCGGCGATATTAGCGATGACTACAGCGACGGTAGCAGTATCAGCGGTAGTAGCATCAGCGGTAGTAGCGACGACTGCAGCGTTCTCTGCTGCGAGGGGGACGGGCTGAGCATCTTCAGCTGTGAGCCCGAGGGCCATTCGACAAACGACCACCGCTGCAGCGGCGAAGACGACTGCGAATTCAAATTTGACGAGCACGACGTCCTCCCGTATGGCTACCTCGAAGAAGACATAGATCGAAGCCTTTCGAACCAGCAGCTGCTGGAGCAGATTCCCCACTACTTGCTCTTGATAAGCAAGAAGGATGCATTCATAGGATTTTATTATTACCTTATTTACCTCAACAGGTGTTACAGCCACGCCATGCAAGAATTGAAGCTATCGTTTGCCCAcatggcaaaaatgaacaggaTACCCTACGATGTACAAATAGAATACTGGCATGAATGCAAAAGGGATCAAATGAAAACCTTAAGAGGGATGGAAGAAGCgggcagaaaaaatttcaaattaaTGGTAAAGGGGAAAGCGGGGGTCATACTCACTAGCCGCTATTTTAAATGCCTCATTTTATGCCAAAATTTGTGGAAAAAGGTGGTGGCAGAAAATAGGGAGAAGTGGATGATCATCTTTCAAGAAGCTGCAAATGGTAGGTAA
- a CDS encoding RAD protein (Pv-fam-e) (encoded by transcript PVX_089473A), with protein MVGVAKWRAPLLGVLLLVRSTQRGVGQASTGVTNRMSIPSGKGMYSDGEEEGKNDCRGVDPWWGNDHYGHRSYEQRSYGQRRYEYHPGEGSVGEVYPYSEQPKRQSIYSRRSNAASLYKHAERYASEPLGEDFVFHFSKNGELPYGCTQNEISKELTNDEIYFFVTSFFFYLSGKEAFVAYYYYITFLNRVYAHSVRKLHTWYNHLARSHRLPDTIRIKHWEECKADWIKDLRRIEKVSKSLFLQTMKGRRKIFMLKFNLLLHRCSLLWRKAKRNNKRKWTRLLQHKVKLHR; from the exons ATGGTCGGAGTGGCCAAGTGGAGGGCCCCCCTGTTGGGCGTCCTACTGCTGGTAAGGAGCACTCAAAGGGGAGTGGGCCAAGCGTCCACCGGGGTGACTAACCG CATGAGTATTCCGAGTGGGAAAGGCATGTACAGCGATggggaagaggaggggaagaacgaTTGCAGGGGAGTCGATCCGTGGTGGGGGAACGACCACTATGGGCATCGCAGTTATGAGCAGCGCAGTTATGGGCAGCGCAGGTACGAGTACCATCCAGGCGAAGGCAGCGTGGGCGAGGTCTATCCCTACAGTGAGCAgccaaagcggcaaagcatCTACAGCAGAAGGAGCAACGCAGCATCCCTCTACAAGCACGCAGAGAGATACGCTAGTGAACCCCTAGGTGAGGATTTTGTATTTCACTTTAGCAAAAACGGAGAGCTGCCATACGGGTGCACGCAAAATGAGATAAGCAAAGAGCTAACCAACGATGAAATTTACTTTTTCGtcacctccttttttttttacttaagtGGAAAAGAAGCTTTTGTAGCCTACTACTACTATATAACCTTTTTGAATAGGGTCTACGCTCATTCGGTGAGGAAGCTACACACGTGGTACAATCACTTGGCGAGGTCCCATAGACTGCCAGACACCATCCGCATAAAACACTGGGAGGAGTGCAAAGCTGACTGGATTAAAGATTTAAGAAGAATAGAAAAAGTGAGTAAGTCCCTCTTCCTTCAGACTATGAAAGGACgcaggaaaatatttatgctcAAATTTaacctcctcctccaccggTGCTCGCTGCTGTGGCGGAAGGCCAAGCGCAACAATAAGAGGAAGTGGACCCGCCTTCTGCAGCACAAGGTGAAGCTACACAGGTGA
- a CDS encoding RAD protein (Pv-fam-e) (encoded by transcript PVX_089470A), with protein MASLRKRGALGWWNLIEAAKGGASPQLGVTPCGRSLSELSLYLANFNDWRSSSADVNHYVRGDTSDASDVSDVSGSLDGIDYLDVSRDCLDDASIASDEFANCRRNPSSHHLRRGPSVHFNRGEELTSEGDPQECQECRDCRDCQDCREYQFVFSNDGKLPYGCTQENISKRLTDQEIISLTAQHFFYISGREAFLVFFYYIVYLTRTYRRMVNELNDWFRGMALSRGIPNELRNKFWGECKADLIKDLKGLQKVSKTYYHKIVHGQTFVFVVSFHYLLLRCAMMWKRARKVNGSKWADLLRQRVLDYSAG; from the exons ATGGCCTCTTTGCGAAAGCGGGGTGCGCTTGGATGGTGG AACCTGATTGAAGCGGCCAAGGGGGGCGCGTCTCCTCAGCTGGGGGTAACCCCATGTGGGCGCAGCTTATCCGAGCTGTCACTCTACTTGGCGAATTTCAACGATTGGAGGAGTTCTAGCGCAGATGTGAACCACTACGTTAGAGGCGATACTAGCGATGCTAGCGATGTTAGCGATGTTAGCGGTAGTCTTGACGGTATTGACTATCTTGACGTCAGTCGGGACTGCCTCGACGATGCAAGCATTGCCAGTGACGAGTTCGCAAATTGCCGGAGAAATCCGAGCAGTCACCACCTTAGAAGAGGACCGAGCGTCCATTTcaacaggggggaggaattGACAAGTGAAGGTGACCCTCAAGAGTGCCAAGAGTGTAGAGACTGTAGAGACTGCCAAGACTGTAGAGAGTACCAATTTGTCTTCAGCAATGATGGCAAGCTCCCATACGGGTGCACCCAGGAGAACATTAGCAAAAGATTGACTGACCAAGAAATCATTTCCCTAACGGCGCAgcattttttctacataaGTGGAAGGGAGGCCTTCCTCGTATTCTTCTACTACATCGTTTATCTGACGAGGACCTACCGTCGGATGGTAAATGAATTGAACGATTGGTTTAGGGGAATGGCACTGTCGAGAGGAATCCCAAACGAACTGCGCAACAAATTTTGGGGCGAATGTAAAGCAGACCTCATTAAAGATTTGAAGGGATTGCAAAAAGTGAGTAAAACATACTACCATAAGATAGTCCATGGGCAGACCTTCGTGTTTGTCGTGAGCTTTCATTACCTTCTCCTTCGGTGTGCAATGATGTGGAAGCGGGCGCGCAAGGTGAATGGCAGTAAGTGGGCGGACTTGTTGCGTCAGAGGGTGCTGGACTACTCTGCGGGGTGA